The following are encoded together in the Sphingomonas insulae genome:
- a CDS encoding TonB-dependent receptor domain-containing protein: MLPVPLLRATLAIGSSALAVTIALATPSLAQTGDTMSRPADAPATVDPAAIAATGTTDMGDAVNPQDEAGQDIVVTGSRIDRAGYDAPTPTIRVTAADLSIGARTNVAAALNDLPQFRATTSPATTGTNTGAGNAPVDLRGLGISRTLVLLDGRRFASDNDLNTIPTILIKSVDVVTGGASAAWGSGAVAGVVNVGIDDRFDGLRLGVQGGISSYKDAGERRFEGAYGTSFAGGRGHVLIGGEYLDNDGVIPKISRPNIGRWATVSDGAGRFVIAPDVGFANAAYGGLILSGVLRGQAFNPDGTLRTFDGGRVSGTNSIGGEGPSNDDISPLVTPQRRYNGLARVSYDVLSDVKATLEVRHSRMYNDYTWFGDHNRGNLTIRSDNAFLPAAVRTRLAAAGQTSFTFGRFNDDFAFSTIDFERKTTQGTFALDGRIGTKLRWSGYYTHGEFQNNIDTPGFILTQNYAQAVDSIISPTTGQPICRVALTNPSTTCVPINLFGQGAPSAAAAAYVTGTPTSRSTQKLDVTGFSLRGEPFALPAGDVSFAVGVEARKEQIDTRVGALDLAKAYTSFSFSPLAGEFTVKEAFGEILVPLVHDTPLLRQLDLNAAARVSDYSTTGSIWSYKVGATNEFFPGFRGRATYSRDIRSASLAELFTQSTTGYNTLTDPQTRQSVYVQNIGGGNVNLRPEKANTLTAGFTYSPPAVPGLNVTADYYDIKIDDVITTIAPQDLVTRCFNGNTDLCSKIDRDAAGTLVRTRSTYVNLSKYMTNGIDAEVSYLLPVSRLGMDGDGRFRFRVLGTWVDGLSTDDGVSQIEYVRSQGYAFGLGVPKWRVNGSVGYEDKVYSATLRARYISPGEYNITQDITNNHIKAYTYFDLQLATRIPVTSGPSLEVYANASNLFDKDPPVGSLYSPYYDVIGRYITVGARVRF; the protein is encoded by the coding sequence ATGTTGCCTGTACCGCTTCTTCGCGCGACGCTTGCCATCGGCAGCAGCGCGCTTGCCGTCACGATCGCGCTCGCGACGCCATCCCTTGCCCAGACGGGCGACACGATGTCCCGCCCTGCCGACGCTCCGGCCACCGTCGATCCCGCTGCTATTGCGGCGACCGGTACGACCGACATGGGCGATGCGGTCAATCCGCAGGACGAGGCGGGTCAGGACATCGTCGTTACCGGTTCGCGCATCGATCGTGCGGGCTATGATGCGCCGACCCCGACGATCCGGGTTACCGCCGCCGACCTCAGCATCGGTGCGCGCACCAATGTCGCCGCCGCGCTTAACGACCTGCCGCAATTCCGCGCGACGACATCGCCCGCCACGACGGGCACGAACACCGGGGCGGGCAACGCACCGGTCGACCTGCGCGGCCTTGGCATCAGTCGCACGCTGGTCCTCCTCGACGGCCGGCGTTTCGCGAGCGACAACGACCTGAACACGATCCCGACGATCCTGATCAAGAGCGTCGACGTCGTCACCGGCGGCGCATCGGCCGCCTGGGGATCGGGTGCGGTCGCTGGTGTCGTCAATGTCGGCATCGACGATAGGTTCGACGGATTGCGGCTGGGCGTCCAGGGCGGCATCTCGTCGTACAAGGACGCGGGCGAACGCCGGTTCGAGGGGGCGTACGGAACGTCGTTTGCGGGCGGCCGCGGCCATGTCCTGATCGGCGGCGAATATCTCGACAACGACGGCGTCATTCCCAAGATCAGCCGGCCGAACATCGGTCGCTGGGCGACGGTGTCGGACGGCGCCGGGCGCTTCGTCATCGCACCCGATGTCGGCTTTGCCAACGCGGCCTATGGCGGGCTGATCCTGTCGGGCGTCCTGCGCGGTCAGGCGTTCAACCCCGATGGGACGCTGCGGACCTTCGACGGCGGCCGGGTCAGCGGCACCAACTCGATCGGCGGCGAAGGCCCCTCGAACGACGACATCAGCCCGCTCGTTACCCCGCAACGCCGCTACAACGGCCTTGCCCGCGTCAGCTACGACGTGCTGTCCGACGTCAAGGCGACGCTCGAAGTGCGGCATTCGCGGATGTATAACGATTACACCTGGTTCGGCGATCACAACCGCGGCAACCTGACGATCCGGTCAGACAATGCGTTCCTGCCCGCGGCGGTCCGCACCCGCCTGGCGGCGGCGGGGCAGACCAGCTTCACCTTCGGGCGGTTCAACGACGACTTCGCCTTCTCGACCATCGATTTCGAACGCAAGACGACGCAGGGTACGTTCGCGCTCGACGGCAGGATCGGCACGAAGCTGCGCTGGAGCGGCTATTACACGCATGGCGAATTTCAGAACAACATCGACACGCCAGGCTTCATCCTGACGCAGAACTATGCGCAGGCGGTCGATTCGATCATCAGCCCGACCACGGGCCAGCCGATCTGCCGCGTGGCGCTGACCAACCCGTCCACCACCTGCGTTCCGATCAACCTGTTCGGCCAGGGCGCCCCGTCCGCGGCGGCCGCGGCCTATGTGACCGGCACGCCCACCTCGCGCTCGACGCAGAAGCTCGACGTTACGGGCTTCAGTCTGCGCGGCGAACCGTTCGCGCTGCCGGCGGGCGACGTCTCGTTCGCGGTCGGGGTGGAGGCGCGCAAGGAACAGATCGACACGCGCGTCGGTGCGCTCGACCTTGCCAAGGCCTATACCTCGTTCAGCTTCTCGCCGCTCGCGGGCGAATTCACCGTGAAGGAGGCGTTCGGCGAAATCCTGGTGCCGCTGGTCCACGACACGCCGCTGTTGCGCCAGCTCGACCTCAACGCCGCCGCGCGCGTCAGCGACTATAGCACGACCGGGTCGATCTGGTCGTACAAGGTCGGTGCCACCAACGAATTCTTCCCGGGCTTCCGTGGCCGCGCGACCTATTCGCGCGACATCCGCTCGGCCAGCCTCGCCGAACTCTTCACCCAGTCGACCACCGGCTACAACACGCTGACCGATCCGCAGACCAGGCAGAGCGTCTATGTCCAGAACATCGGCGGCGGCAACGTCAACCTGCGCCCGGAAAAGGCGAACACGCTGACCGCAGGCTTCACCTATTCGCCGCCTGCGGTACCCGGCCTCAACGTCACCGCTGACTATTACGACATCAAGATCGACGACGTGATCACCACGATCGCGCCGCAGGACCTCGTCACGCGCTGTTTTAACGGCAATACCGACCTGTGCAGCAAGATCGATCGCGATGCGGCCGGCACGCTCGTCCGCACCCGCTCGACCTATGTGAACCTGTCCAAATACATGACCAACGGCATTGATGCAGAGGTGTCGTACCTGCTGCCGGTGAGCAGGCTCGGCATGGACGGCGACGGGCGGTTCAGGTTCCGCGTGCTCGGCACCTGGGTCGACGGGCTGAGCACCGACGACGGCGTCAGCCAGATCGAATATGTCCGCTCGCAAGGGTATGCGTTCGGGCTGGGCGTGCCGAAATGGCGCGTCAACGGATCGGTCGGCTATGAAGACAAGGTGTATTCGGCGACGCTGCGCGCACGGTACATCTCGCCGGGCGAATACAACATCACGCAGGACATCACCAACAACCACATCAAGGCCTACACCTATTTCGACCTGCAGCTGGCAACGCGGATCCCGGTGACGAGCGGCCCTTCGCTCGAAGTCTATGCCAATGCGAGCAACCTGTTCGACAAGGATCCGCCCGTGGGCTCGCTCTATTCGCCGTATTACGACGTGATCGGGCGCTACATCACCGTCGGCGCGCGCGTCCGCTTCTGA